The genomic interval AGAGGTGTTTCACCGAAAAACCCCGAAATGTTGATTATTAGTGCGAAGATTATCTGTGTGATAACAATTATCACGATTCCTCTGCTGGCGCCAAGTGCAGATACGCCCTGCGCAATGCTGAAGATGATAAGGACACCGATGAATCCTGAAGTCGCATATATCGGATTCAATCCCTTGAGTGATTCGTAGCTAAGTTCGCCTCTTCCAAAAAGCAGTAAGAGAAATGAAGCAAGGAGAAAACCCGTACCGTGTATGAAGAAATTCGAGCCAAAAAAGCCGATTTTCTCGCTAAGTCGCGCGCTGAAAACGCTCTGCATGGCGATTACTATGCCTGCAGTCACGGAAAAGAGAATACCCTTAATCATTTTTTATTCACCCGTAAAGATCCGAGGCCAGATTCTTGAGTT from Mesotoga sp. BH458_6_3_2_1 carries:
- a CDS encoding DMT family transporter gives rise to the protein MIKGILFSVTAGIVIAMQSVFSARLSEKIGFFGSNFFIHGTGFLLASFLLLLFGRGELSYESLKGLNPIYATSGFIGVLIIFSIAQGVSALGASRGIVIIVITQIIFALIINISGFFGETPLQLTPAKLTGLLLMLFGVLIYQLSK